Proteins from one Nakamurella multipartita DSM 44233 genomic window:
- a CDS encoding ArsR/SmtB family transcription factor, translating to MAETPGSEALFRALADPTRRIILDELVERDGQSLFEICARLGLRHGIGSSRQAISQHLALLEQAGLVSTEKAGRTKLHHLTTAPLREIARRWPSEGES from the coding sequence GTGGCGGAGACCCCAGGTTCCGAGGCCCTGTTCCGGGCGTTGGCCGACCCGACCCGACGGATCATCCTGGACGAACTGGTCGAACGGGACGGGCAGTCGTTGTTCGAGATCTGTGCCCGGCTGGGTCTGCGGCACGGCATCGGGTCCTCCCGCCAGGCGATTTCGCAGCACCTGGCCCTGCTGGAGCAGGCCGGGCTGGTCAGCACCGAAAAGGCCGGCCGCACCAAATTGCACCACCTGACCACCGCGCCGCTGCGGGAGATCGCCCGCCGTTGGCCCAGCGAAGGAGAAAGCTGA
- a CDS encoding alpha-hydroxy acid oxidase has protein sequence MLAVLEEQAEKARSVLTPEVFDYYDAGSGDQLTRAESGAAWADYRFRPFPLRDVSAVDTASTALGVPVATPIAIAPSAFQRLAHPDGERATAAAAGQAGSLFVLSTRASLPIAEVAAAATGPWWFQVYVMRDRELTRRVVADAVTAGARALVLTGDTPYVGRKRQVRGTRIPLPDDHFLVNIAPHLAPGVDGRAAAAQDPSIGLETIDWLRREFGLPVLVKGVLRGDAADECLRAGAAGVIVSNHGGRQLDRAVPSAHALGDVVDAVAGRAPVYVDGGISCGLDVLTALALGAHGVLIGRPVLWALAAGGCQAVADTLSAMTDDLRHAMALTGVAGLDQINRSLLHH, from the coding sequence ATGCTGGCCGTACTGGAAGAGCAGGCCGAGAAGGCGCGCTCGGTCCTGACTCCCGAGGTCTTCGACTACTACGACGCGGGTTCCGGCGACCAGCTCACCCGGGCCGAGTCCGGGGCGGCGTGGGCCGACTACCGCTTCCGGCCGTTCCCGTTGCGGGACGTCAGCGCCGTGGACACCGCCTCGACCGCGCTGGGTGTGCCGGTCGCCACGCCGATCGCCATTGCTCCGTCCGCGTTCCAGCGACTGGCCCATCCCGACGGTGAACGGGCCACCGCCGCCGCCGCCGGCCAGGCCGGATCGCTGTTCGTGCTCTCGACCCGGGCGTCGTTGCCGATCGCCGAGGTGGCGGCCGCCGCCACCGGGCCATGGTGGTTCCAGGTCTACGTGATGCGTGACCGCGAACTCACCCGGCGCGTGGTGGCCGATGCGGTGACCGCGGGCGCCCGCGCGCTGGTGCTCACCGGCGACACCCCGTACGTCGGACGCAAACGGCAGGTTCGTGGCACCCGCATCCCGTTGCCCGACGACCACTTCCTGGTCAACATCGCCCCCCACCTGGCCCCCGGGGTCGACGGGCGCGCGGCCGCCGCCCAGGATCCGTCGATCGGTCTGGAGACGATCGACTGGCTGCGCCGGGAGTTCGGCCTGCCGGTGCTGGTCAAGGGCGTGCTGCGCGGCGACGCTGCGGACGAGTGCCTGCGCGCCGGTGCCGCCGGGGTGATCGTGTCCAATCACGGCGGCCGGCAGCTGGATCGCGCGGTGCCCAGCGCGCACGCCCTGGGCGACGTCGTCGACGCGGTGGCCGGACGCGCCCCGGTCTACGTCGACGGCGGAATCTCCTGCGGCCTAGACGTTCTGACCGCCCTCGCCCTGGGCGCCCACGGGGTGCTCATCGGGCGACCGGTGCTGTGGGCGCTGGCCGCGGGCGGCTGCCAGGCGGTCGCCGACACGCTCAGCGCCATGACCGACGACCTGCGCCACGCCATGGCGCTGACCGGCGTCGCCGGTCTGGACCAGATCAACCGCAGCCTGCTGCATCACTGA
- a CDS encoding glucose-1-phosphate cytidylyltransferase: MTTFASPMADEELKINPDVADIPVVILCGGMGTRLREASEKLPKPLVDIGGKPILWHIMKTYEAHGFRRFVLCLGYKSELIKRYFLDLREQVNDFSLDLAGDHQPRFLTDSRDEGWEITFAETGLETGTGGRIRRALKYIDTDVFALTYGDGIGDVNLTAQLARHRESGLLATVTGVHPTSRFGEILVNDANTQVVEFNEKPTLATGWVSGGFFLFQREFAQRYLDDTPDLLLEQAPLQRVARDGQLGIFGHEGFWAGMDTFRDWTDLNRRWDSGDAPWKVWKD; this comes from the coding sequence ATGACGACATTCGCCTCGCCGATGGCCGACGAAGAACTGAAGATCAACCCGGATGTCGCGGACATCCCGGTGGTCATCCTGTGCGGCGGGATGGGCACCCGGCTCCGTGAAGCCAGCGAGAAACTGCCCAAGCCGCTGGTCGACATCGGTGGCAAGCCGATCCTCTGGCACATCATGAAAACCTATGAGGCGCATGGCTTCCGCCGCTTCGTGTTGTGCCTGGGCTACAAGAGCGAACTGATCAAGCGCTACTTCTTGGATCTGCGCGAGCAGGTCAACGACTTCAGCCTCGACCTCGCCGGCGATCACCAGCCGCGCTTTCTGACCGACTCCCGTGACGAAGGCTGGGAGATCACCTTCGCCGAGACGGGCCTGGAGACCGGCACCGGTGGGCGGATCCGCCGGGCCCTGAAGTACATCGACACCGATGTCTTCGCGTTGACCTACGGCGACGGCATCGGCGATGTCAATCTGACCGCGCAGCTGGCCCGGCATCGTGAGTCGGGGCTGCTGGCCACCGTGACCGGCGTCCACCCCACCAGCCGCTTCGGCGAGATCCTGGTCAACGACGCGAACACCCAGGTGGTGGAGTTCAACGAGAAGCCGACCCTGGCCACCGGCTGGGTCAGCGGCGGGTTCTTCCTGTTCCAGCGCGAGTTCGCCCAGCGGTACCTGGACGACACTCCCGACCTGCTGCTCGAGCAGGCGCCGCTGCAGCGGGTGGCCCGCGATGGTCAGCTCGGGATCTTCGGCCACGAGGGCTTCTGGGCCGGCATGGACACCTTCCGCGACTGGACCGATCTCAACCGCCGGTGGGACTCCGGCGACGCCCCGTGGAAGGTCTGGAAGGACTGA
- a CDS encoding VOC family protein yields the protein MLRITVTSVLVDDQAKALAFYTDKLGFRPGYDVPAGDYRWLTVGDDHSDVQLLLEPDAHPAAKAFKAALVADGIPYTQFAVPDVHAAHAELVERGVVFTQPPVEMGPVTMAILDDTCGNLIQLITMTGTPG from the coding sequence ATGCTCAGGATCACCGTGACCAGCGTGCTGGTCGACGACCAGGCCAAGGCGCTGGCGTTCTACACCGACAAGCTCGGCTTCCGGCCGGGCTACGACGTGCCGGCCGGCGACTACCGCTGGCTGACCGTCGGCGACGACCATTCCGACGTCCAGCTGCTGCTGGAGCCGGACGCCCATCCGGCCGCGAAGGCGTTCAAGGCGGCGCTGGTCGCCGACGGCATCCCGTACACCCAGTTCGCCGTGCCGGACGTGCATGCGGCCCACGCCGAACTGGTGGAACGAGGTGTGGTGTTCACCCAGCCGCCGGTCGAGATGGGTCCGGTGACCATGGCGATCCTGGACGACACGTGTGGCAATCTGATCCAGCTCATCACCATGACCGGCACGCCGGGGTGA
- a CDS encoding acyltransferase family protein has translation MSENQEFRELPRLASLDGLRTLAVVLTSLVHLVPEYVPGGFLGVDVFFVLSGFLITSLLLGEFDRSGRIDILRFYIRRARRLLPAVLVLMLVFSVVSLVISASRRDIVVTGVVDAGILTYTANWAPVFGHHPPWQVDHIWSLSVEEQFYLLWPLLLIAGMRWLSRTAILRITAVAALVSMLAQGASFVLWHSTEISYLASPLHAHGILLGSFLGQLYTWRRGERALARLAGWWWPLPAALVVLLALALTTGVDALFTYTGGMALAVGASGVLVFGLAARETVGTGQDLGTRVFGCRPMVAIGKRSYSIYLWQNFLAWALTPWFRDSFWWIPVNVVATLAAAELSYRCVEQRFLRRSRRSAPGRHRAPRSGRPAAARLS, from the coding sequence GTGTCCGAGAATCAGGAATTCAGAGAACTGCCGCGCCTGGCCTCGCTCGACGGGCTGCGCACCCTCGCGGTCGTCCTGACCTCGCTGGTGCATCTGGTGCCCGAGTATGTTCCGGGCGGCTTTCTGGGTGTTGATGTCTTCTTCGTTCTCAGCGGGTTCCTCATCACCAGCCTGCTGCTGGGCGAGTTCGATCGCAGCGGCCGTATCGACATCCTTCGCTTCTACATCCGTCGCGCCCGGCGCCTGCTGCCGGCGGTGCTGGTCCTGATGCTCGTCTTTTCCGTTGTCTCGCTGGTCATCTCGGCATCGCGGCGCGACATCGTGGTCACCGGGGTGGTCGACGCGGGGATCTTGACGTACACGGCCAACTGGGCGCCGGTTTTCGGCCATCACCCGCCGTGGCAGGTCGACCACATCTGGTCGTTGTCGGTGGAGGAGCAGTTCTACCTGCTGTGGCCGCTGCTGCTCATCGCCGGAATGCGGTGGCTGAGCCGGACCGCCATCCTGCGGATCACCGCGGTCGCGGCCCTGGTCTCGATGCTGGCCCAGGGGGCCTCCTTCGTGCTCTGGCACTCGACCGAGATCAGCTATCTGGCAAGTCCTTTGCACGCGCACGGGATCCTGCTCGGGTCGTTCCTGGGGCAGCTGTACACCTGGCGGCGGGGGGAGCGGGCGCTGGCCCGGCTGGCCGGCTGGTGGTGGCCGCTGCCGGCCGCGCTGGTCGTTCTGCTCGCGCTGGCCCTGACCACCGGGGTCGACGCCTTGTTCACCTACACCGGCGGGATGGCTCTGGCCGTGGGGGCGTCCGGCGTGCTGGTGTTCGGCCTGGCTGCGCGAGAGACGGTCGGGACGGGCCAGGACCTCGGCACCCGCGTGTTCGGCTGCCGACCGATGGTCGCGATCGGCAAGCGCTCGTACTCGATCTATCTGTGGCAGAACTTCCTGGCCTGGGCGTTGACGCCCTGGTTCCGTGATTCCTTCTGGTGGATTCCGGTCAACGTGGTGGCCACGCTGGCCGCCGCCGAACTGTCGTACCGCTGCGTCGAGCAGCGATTTCTGCGCCGGTCACGGCGATCCGCACCCGGCCGGCACCGCGCGCCGCGTTCCGGCCGGCCGGCGGCCGCCCGGCTGTCGTAA
- the pgi gene encoding glucose-6-phosphate isomerase, with product MTYTVPAPLRQRPAFQALQQHFERLRETTLTEMFAADAARGTSLTLEAEGIYFDYSKHRVTAETIDLLVELAEESGLADLRADMFGGEHINITEDRAVLHVALRAPRDQVISTDGHDVVPGVHEVLDRMGAFADQIRSGQWTGHTGKPIRAIVNIGIGGSDLGPVMAYEALRHYSDRDLTFRFVSNVDGTDFAEKTHDLDPEQTLFIVSSKTFTTLETMTNAHTARDWSLAALGDEAAVAKHFVAVSTNAEAVSAFGIDTANMFGFWNWVGGRYSMESAIGLSTMIAIGPENYAQLLAGSHAVDEHFRSTPLRENLPVLMGLLTFWYSEFFGAQTQAVLPYDQYLLRFPAYLQQLTMESNGKYVTLGGVKVDYSTCPVYWGEPGTNGQHSFYQLIHQGTLLIPVDFIAFAHSLNPLGDHHDYLTSNVFAQGEALAFGKTAEQVRAEGVAEELVPFKVFEGNRPSSTFLIEKLTPYVLGQLVALYEHSVFTQGAVWSIGSFDQWGVELGKQLAQRVIPELQSDGEPELGHDSSTNELIRRYRAARDTSR from the coding sequence ATGACCTACACCGTCCCGGCACCCCTTCGTCAACGACCGGCGTTTCAGGCGCTGCAGCAGCACTTCGAGCGGCTCCGCGAGACCACCCTGACCGAGATGTTCGCCGCCGACGCCGCCCGCGGCACCAGCCTGACGCTGGAGGCCGAGGGGATCTACTTCGACTACTCCAAGCACCGGGTGACGGCCGAGACCATCGACCTGCTGGTCGAGTTGGCCGAGGAGTCCGGGCTGGCCGACCTGCGGGCCGACATGTTCGGCGGTGAGCACATCAACATCACCGAGGATCGGGCCGTGCTGCACGTCGCGTTGCGCGCGCCGCGCGATCAGGTCATCAGCACCGACGGCCACGACGTCGTGCCGGGTGTGCACGAGGTGCTCGACCGGATGGGTGCGTTCGCCGACCAGATCCGGTCCGGCCAGTGGACCGGGCACACCGGCAAGCCGATCCGGGCGATCGTCAACATCGGGATCGGGGGCAGCGACCTGGGCCCGGTCATGGCCTACGAGGCCCTGCGGCACTACTCCGACCGGGACCTGACCTTCCGGTTCGTCTCCAACGTCGACGGCACCGACTTCGCCGAGAAGACCCACGACCTGGACCCGGAACAGACGCTGTTCATCGTCTCGTCCAAGACGTTCACCACGCTGGAGACGATGACCAACGCGCACACCGCGCGGGACTGGTCACTGGCCGCGCTGGGTGACGAGGCCGCGGTGGCCAAGCACTTCGTCGCGGTGTCCACCAACGCCGAGGCGGTCAGCGCGTTCGGCATCGACACCGCCAACATGTTCGGCTTCTGGAACTGGGTCGGCGGCCGCTACTCCATGGAATCGGCCATCGGCCTGTCCACGATGATCGCCATCGGACCGGAGAACTACGCCCAGCTGCTGGCCGGCTCGCACGCCGTGGACGAGCACTTCCGCAGCACCCCGCTGCGGGAGAACCTGCCGGTGCTGATGGGCCTGCTCACCTTCTGGTACTCGGAGTTCTTCGGCGCGCAGACCCAGGCGGTCCTGCCCTACGACCAGTACCTGCTGCGCTTCCCGGCCTACCTGCAGCAGCTGACCATGGAGTCCAACGGCAAGTACGTCACCCTCGGCGGGGTCAAGGTCGACTACAGCACCTGCCCGGTCTACTGGGGCGAGCCCGGCACCAACGGGCAGCACTCCTTCTACCAGCTGATCCACCAGGGCACGCTGCTGATCCCGGTCGACTTCATCGCCTTCGCGCACTCGCTCAACCCGCTGGGCGACCACCACGACTACCTGACCTCGAACGTGTTCGCCCAGGGCGAGGCGCTGGCCTTCGGCAAGACCGCCGAGCAGGTGCGGGCCGAGGGCGTGGCCGAGGAGCTGGTGCCGTTCAAGGTGTTCGAGGGCAACCGGCCGTCCTCGACCTTCCTGATCGAGAAGCTGACCCCGTACGTGCTGGGTCAGCTGGTCGCGCTCTACGAGCACAGCGTGTTCACCCAGGGCGCGGTGTGGTCGATCGGTTCGTTCGACCAGTGGGGCGTGGAGCTGGGCAAGCAGTTGGCGCAGCGGGTGATCCCCGAGCTGCAGTCCGACGGTGAACCCGAACTGGGCCACGACAGCTCGACCAACGAGCTGATCCGGCGGTATCGCGCAGCCCGCGACACATCCCGGTAG
- a CDS encoding glycosyl hydrolase family 18 protein has translation MTSTTGEGRAISRRHAISVLGMLAGGLATGTVAACSGPGTSDGIATPATEQAVSPPSSTAPRPPRPDRIVSMWMFDWQPPTIDELPADVLDTLSMLVVAMAQSARSGSGLLHFRPNRTTAEEMASHIDTVVRSGRPVLIGIGGQNDGGITVTNDTQVEEFCDSVSQLVTNYGFTGIDLDLEPSGSTWTQEALVAAVRRLKSEFGPDFLVGITAALYGEHTARWLTLADALADSYDFFAHMLYDYVEATDGRLEQDALRKVGIAVAGGIPAAKQVLGFMCNTSTYSSPVTLTGSTWSTTVARYPDLLGAFIWESSIEARVDYEWTRSVGAAIADR, from the coding sequence ATGACCTCGACCACCGGCGAGGGGCGAGCGATCAGCAGGCGGCATGCGATCTCCGTGCTGGGGATGCTCGCCGGCGGGTTGGCGACCGGAACCGTGGCCGCCTGTTCCGGACCTGGCACCAGCGACGGAATCGCGACACCCGCAACAGAACAAGCTGTTTCACCGCCGTCCAGCACCGCACCGCGCCCGCCCCGGCCCGACCGGATCGTGTCGATGTGGATGTTCGACTGGCAGCCACCGACGATCGACGAACTCCCCGCCGACGTGCTGGACACGCTGAGCATGCTGGTCGTGGCGATGGCGCAGTCCGCTCGTTCGGGCAGCGGACTCCTGCATTTTCGCCCCAATCGGACCACGGCCGAGGAAATGGCTTCGCATATCGACACAGTCGTGCGCAGTGGCCGACCCGTCCTCATTGGAATCGGTGGTCAGAATGACGGCGGGATCACCGTGACAAACGACACGCAGGTCGAGGAGTTTTGTGACTCGGTGAGCCAGCTCGTCACCAATTACGGATTCACCGGAATCGACCTGGACCTGGAGCCCTCGGGCAGCACCTGGACCCAGGAAGCTCTGGTCGCCGCGGTCCGCCGGCTGAAGTCCGAATTCGGGCCCGACTTTCTCGTCGGGATCACCGCGGCGCTCTACGGCGAGCACACCGCACGATGGCTCACGCTCGCCGATGCGCTCGCCGACTCCTACGACTTCTTCGCCCACATGCTCTACGACTACGTCGAAGCGACCGATGGCCGCCTCGAACAGGATGCCCTGCGCAAGGTCGGCATTGCGGTGGCCGGCGGGATCCCCGCGGCCAAGCAGGTGCTCGGCTTCATGTGCAACACCTCCACCTACAGCAGTCCGGTGACGCTCACCGGATCGACCTGGTCCACCACCGTGGCCCGGTACCCCGACCTGCTCGGCGCCTTCATCTGGGAGTCCTCCATCGAGGCACGGGTGGACTACGAATGGACCCGCTCGGTGGGGGCGGCCATCGCTGATCGGTGA
- a CDS encoding glycosyltransferase encodes MSTEAHRWIVVADSEFLPARDGGEREQQGLVEATLAANALRALVIPAKQELDLRAYRELVGDICVLPVHRRRSPLMLLHPRHPFVVASRPTPPGLANRLRSLVPDATGIFVLSYKSHGIGDRLARDLGLPMVVRQHNRESDYHRSLVEGSHGPRRLVMRWESARIARDEARHDRSDLVTAFADIAAEDAQRRRAAGARQVMHVPPFVFGRGGADRAGALPRQAGRGDRPRVVFLGALDVVTNLVGLDWFVDRVWPQVRAAVPDAVFEVVGARPSAALRERLGTVPGSEIQADVPSVEPYLERAWVTVNPAVAGSGVNIKLVEYLQAGRPTVSTSLATRGLDLRSGVDLEVHDDPGAFAQAVIRLLADRESAAAMAANGRATIRRLTDPTRNIAMITRAFEQARSPRMSEEHDYQ; translated from the coding sequence ATGTCGACCGAAGCCCACCGATGGATCGTCGTCGCGGATTCGGAGTTCCTTCCGGCCCGAGACGGTGGCGAGCGCGAACAGCAGGGCCTGGTCGAGGCCACGCTGGCCGCGAATGCCCTGCGCGCCCTGGTCATCCCGGCCAAGCAGGAGCTCGACCTGCGGGCCTACCGTGAGCTGGTCGGCGACATCTGTGTGCTTCCGGTGCACCGGCGCCGCTCGCCGTTGATGCTGCTGCATCCGCGGCACCCGTTTGTCGTGGCCTCGCGGCCGACCCCACCGGGCCTGGCGAACCGGCTCCGGTCGCTCGTGCCGGACGCCACGGGAATCTTTGTGCTGTCCTACAAGTCGCACGGGATCGGGGACCGGTTGGCGCGCGACCTGGGGCTGCCGATGGTCGTCCGACAGCACAATCGCGAGTCCGACTACCACCGCAGCCTGGTCGAGGGCTCGCACGGTCCCCGGCGGCTGGTGATGCGCTGGGAGAGTGCCCGGATCGCGCGAGACGAGGCCCGGCACGACCGGTCCGACCTGGTCACCGCGTTCGCCGACATCGCCGCGGAGGACGCGCAACGCCGGCGGGCCGCGGGGGCCCGGCAGGTGATGCACGTGCCGCCCTTCGTGTTCGGCCGCGGCGGGGCGGACCGGGCCGGTGCATTGCCCCGGCAGGCCGGTCGCGGGGACCGGCCGCGAGTGGTCTTCCTGGGCGCGTTGGACGTGGTGACCAACCTCGTCGGCCTCGACTGGTTCGTCGACCGGGTCTGGCCCCAGGTTCGGGCCGCAGTGCCCGATGCGGTGTTCGAGGTCGTCGGCGCGCGGCCGTCCGCGGCGCTGCGGGAACGGCTGGGGACGGTCCCGGGCAGCGAGATCCAGGCCGACGTCCCCTCGGTCGAGCCGTACCTGGAGCGGGCCTGGGTCACGGTCAACCCCGCGGTGGCCGGGTCCGGGGTCAACATCAAACTCGTCGAGTATCTGCAGGCCGGACGCCCGACGGTGAGCACGTCGCTGGCCACCCGCGGGCTCGACCTGCGCTCGGGCGTCGACCTCGAGGTCCACGACGATCCGGGGGCATTCGCGCAGGCGGTCATCCGGCTGCTGGCCGACCGCGAATCCGCTGCGGCGATGGCCGCGAACGGTCGGGCGACGATCCGACGGCTGACCGATCCGACCCGCAACATCGCCATGATCACCCGGGCCTTCGAACAGGCCCGGTCGCCAAGAATGAGTGAGGAACATGACTACCAGTGA
- a CDS encoding glycosyltransferase family 2 protein, which produces MTQISDRPTAPVISVIMPVRNEAAHIEGALRSVLAQTVPMEILVVDGRSTDRTRGIVQSLADPRIRVLDNPRRIIPAALNVGLADARGQFVARVDGHMTIGPGYFRTALDELVDPEVAAVGGIRIAQATSATGQAIAGALGSPFGVGNSINHYATTPQDTDHASIGVYRTEVARSVGGWDENLLVNEDVDFDHRILQRGHRIRFHPNMQILWRVREDLPAFARQYRRYGRGKAGMIRKNGRSAVRARHLAAPLLVGALGVATAASAVGRPRVGLAVAAPYVGGLTYAAVRTAKSNPAGGGPAITRLVAAFATMHVTWGFGFLEGLVLGRPPAASTARDPRTVDPHRSAMAAPTERVHS; this is translated from the coding sequence ATGACCCAGATTTCCGATCGCCCGACCGCGCCCGTCATCTCGGTGATCATGCCCGTGCGCAACGAGGCGGCTCACATCGAGGGAGCCCTTCGATCCGTTCTGGCGCAGACGGTCCCCATGGAGATTCTGGTCGTCGACGGGCGGTCGACCGACCGCACGCGCGGGATCGTCCAGAGTCTGGCCGATCCCCGGATTCGGGTCCTGGACAACCCGCGGCGCATCATCCCGGCCGCGCTGAACGTCGGACTGGCCGATGCGCGAGGGCAGTTCGTGGCCCGGGTGGACGGGCACATGACCATCGGCCCGGGCTACTTCCGCACGGCCCTGGACGAACTCGTCGATCCGGAGGTGGCCGCCGTCGGCGGGATCCGCATCGCGCAGGCGACCTCGGCGACCGGCCAGGCCATCGCCGGTGCGCTGGGCAGTCCGTTCGGCGTCGGCAACTCGATCAACCACTATGCGACGACCCCGCAGGACACCGATCATGCCTCGATCGGGGTCTACCGCACCGAGGTGGCCCGGTCGGTCGGCGGGTGGGACGAGAACCTGCTGGTGAACGAGGATGTCGACTTCGACCATCGCATTCTGCAACGGGGTCACCGCATCCGGTTCCACCCGAACATGCAGATTCTGTGGCGGGTCCGCGAGGACCTGCCCGCGTTCGCCCGGCAGTACCGACGGTACGGGCGGGGCAAGGCCGGCATGATTCGCAAGAACGGCCGATCGGCGGTTCGCGCGCGGCACCTGGCCGCTCCGCTGCTGGTCGGGGCCCTCGGGGTGGCTACGGCGGCGTCCGCGGTCGGCCGGCCGCGCGTCGGATTGGCGGTCGCCGCACCGTATGTCGGTGGGCTCACCTATGCGGCGGTGCGCACCGCGAAGTCGAATCCGGCGGGCGGCGGGCCGGCGATCACCCGGCTGGTCGCGGCGTTCGCCACCATGCACGTGACCTGGGGATTCGGGTTTCTCGAAGGCCTGGTGCTGGGCCGGCCGCCGGCCGCCTCCACGGCGCGCGATCCGCGGACGGTCGATCCTCACCGATCAGCGATGGCCGCCCCCACCGAGCGGGTCCATTCGTAG
- a CDS encoding alpha-1,4-glucan--maltose-1-phosphate maltosyltransferase: MATRTRKKPVQRIPPTVGTRPLGRIPVADVFPIVDDGTRPSKSVVGEEFDITASVYREGHDAVNANVVLTDPAGATTVLPMTCINPGLDQWSVTVSAPTTGLWTYRVEGWSDPYGTWHHDATIKVAADVDTEVMLEEGARVLERALAAVERTPEQAAVLQDAIGKLRDTAHSPGNRLGAGVSAAVEQELAARPLREFVSPSPDYPWLVERERALYGAWYEFFPRSEGCWFNEETGLWHSGTFATAAERLPAVAEMGFDVIYLTPIHPIGRVNRKGPNNTLIVDEHDPGSPYAIGAAEGGHDAIHPELGTFDDFDAFVARARELGLEVALDIALQCAPDHPWVTEHPEWFTTRNDGTIAYAENPPKKYQDIYPLNFDNDPKGIYAEVRRVIQVWLDHGVRIFRVDNPHTKPVEFWEWLIGDVALDYPETIWLAEAFTRPAMMHGLGKVGFQQSYTYYAWRNEKWDLESYCQELARDSAHYMRPSFWPTTHDILTPYMTNGGPAAWKLRAALAATLVPTYGIYAGYELMEAQPRPGAQEQIDNEKYQFKNRHWEDYEQYGSKSGQSIGWWLAMINRIRREHPSLHWLRNLRFHNAENSSVMVFSKRRVLPDGRDDTIIVVANLDPHHNQSTWFHLNMPELGLHWDDSFPAHDLVTGATWHWSQHNWSWLGPENEPVHIVQVGRY; the protein is encoded by the coding sequence GTGGCTACCCGTACCCGCAAGAAGCCGGTCCAGCGCATCCCTCCGACCGTCGGTACCCGGCCCCTGGGCCGGATCCCGGTGGCCGACGTCTTCCCCATCGTCGACGACGGCACCCGCCCGTCGAAGTCGGTGGTGGGGGAGGAGTTCGACATCACCGCCAGCGTGTACCGGGAGGGTCATGACGCGGTCAACGCCAACGTTGTCCTGACCGACCCGGCCGGCGCGACCACGGTGCTGCCGATGACCTGCATCAATCCCGGGTTGGACCAGTGGTCGGTGACGGTCAGCGCGCCGACCACCGGCCTGTGGACCTACCGGGTGGAGGGCTGGTCGGACCCGTACGGGACCTGGCACCACGACGCGACGATCAAGGTCGCCGCGGACGTGGACACCGAGGTGATGCTGGAGGAGGGCGCCCGCGTGCTGGAGCGGGCGCTGGCCGCCGTGGAGCGCACCCCGGAGCAGGCGGCGGTGCTGCAGGACGCCATCGGCAAGCTGCGCGACACCGCCCACTCGCCCGGGAACCGGTTGGGGGCAGGCGTTTCGGCCGCGGTGGAGCAGGAACTGGCGGCCCGCCCGCTGCGTGAGTTCGTCTCGCCCAGCCCCGACTACCCGTGGCTGGTCGAGCGGGAACGGGCGCTGTACGGAGCGTGGTACGAGTTCTTCCCCCGCTCGGAGGGGTGCTGGTTCAACGAGGAAACCGGCCTGTGGCACAGCGGTACCTTCGCGACCGCCGCCGAGCGGTTGCCGGCGGTGGCCGAGATGGGCTTCGACGTCATCTACCTCACCCCGATCCACCCGATCGGCCGGGTGAACCGCAAGGGCCCGAACAACACCCTGATCGTCGATGAGCACGATCCCGGGTCGCCCTACGCGATCGGCGCGGCCGAGGGCGGGCACGACGCGATCCATCCCGAGCTGGGCACGTTCGACGATTTCGACGCGTTCGTAGCCCGGGCCCGCGAGCTGGGCCTGGAGGTGGCCCTGGACATCGCGCTGCAGTGTGCGCCCGACCATCCCTGGGTCACCGAGCACCCGGAGTGGTTCACCACGCGCAACGACGGCACCATCGCCTACGCCGAGAACCCGCCCAAGAAGTACCAGGACATCTACCCGCTCAACTTCGACAACGACCCCAAGGGCATCTACGCCGAGGTGCGCCGGGTGATCCAGGTCTGGCTCGATCACGGCGTCCGCATCTTCCGGGTGGACAACCCGCACACCAAGCCGGTCGAGTTCTGGGAGTGGTTGATCGGCGACGTCGCCCTGGACTACCCCGAGACCATCTGGCTGGCCGAGGCTTTCACCCGGCCGGCGATGATGCACGGACTGGGCAAGGTCGGCTTCCAGCAGTCCTACACCTACTACGCGTGGCGCAACGAGAAGTGGGACCTGGAGAGCTACTGCCAGGAACTGGCCCGCGACTCGGCGCACTACATGCGGCCGAGCTTCTGGCCGACCACGCACGACATCCTCACCCCGTACATGACCAATGGTGGCCCGGCGGCCTGGAAGCTGCGGGCCGCGCTGGCCGCGACGCTGGTGCCCACCTACGGCATCTACGCCGGGTACGAGCTGATGGAGGCGCAGCCGCGGCCGGGTGCGCAGGAACAGATCGACAACGAGAAGTACCAGTTCAAGAACCGGCACTGGGAGGACTACGAGCAGTACGGGTCCAAGTCCGGCCAGTCGATCGGCTGGTGGCTGGCGATGATCAACCGGATCCGGCGCGAGCACCCGTCCCTGCACTGGCTGCGCAACCTGCGTTTCCACAACGCCGAGAACTCCAGCGTGATGGTGTTCTCCAAGCGCCGGGTCCTGCCCGACGGGCGCGACGACACCATCATCGTGGTGGCCAACCTCGATCCGCACCACAACCAGTCCACCTGGTTCCACCTGAACATGCCCGAGCTCGGCCTGCACTGGGACGACTCGTTCCCGGCCCATGATCTGGTCACCGGCGCGACATGGCACTGGTCGCAGCACAACTGGAGTTGGCTCGGGCCGGAGAACGAGCCCGTGCACATTGTCCAGGTGGGGAGATACTGA